The following are from one region of the Ochotona princeps isolate mOchPri1 chromosome 4, mOchPri1.hap1, whole genome shotgun sequence genome:
- the LOC131480205 gene encoding LOW QUALITY PROTEIN: probable inactive 1-aminocyclopropane-1-carboxylate synthase-like protein 2 (The sequence of the model RefSeq protein was modified relative to this genomic sequence to represent the inferred CDS: substituted 1 base at 1 genomic stop codon): protein MWKRLVILEMEDPKRQSDMNHIEDVLLQYPDWRGHPFLREEVARFLTYYCKAPASLNPDNVVVLNGCCSVFSALAMVLCEPGDAFLIATPFYGGFIFSSYLYAKVKLICVHLESEITEENTSPFQLTVKKLEQAMVEARLKGKRVKGLVLINPQNPLGGIYSQESLKEYLEFAKRNYLHVIIDEIYMLTVFNDYLKFHSVLSIESLPDPNRTHVIWGTSKDFGISGFRFGALYTHNKDVASAVCSFGYLHSTSGTAQYKLHRVLQDKEWINTVYLPTNLSRLRKAYNYVTGQLKLLGIPFLSGGAGLYIWINLKSYLEPCTFDEELALHQHFLDMKVMLYRGKSFKCKEPGXFRLMFAEKLPTLEVAMQRLHNTLQIQKQIQEQKQIEKMLADASVS, encoded by the exons ATGTGGAAAAGACTTGTTATCCTGGAAATGGAGGATCCAAAGAGGCAA AGTGACATGAACCACATTGAGGATGTCCTGCTGCAATATCCTGATTGGAGAGGGCATCCATTCCTGCGGGAAGAAGTGGCTCGGTTCCTGACCTACTACTGCAAAGCACCTGCCAGCCTTAATCCAGACAATGTGGTTGTTCTTAATGgctgctgctctgtcttctctGCATTAGCCATGGTTCTGTGTGAACCAGGGGATGCTTTTCTCATCGCCACTCCCTTCTATGGTGGCTTCATCTTCAGCTCCTACTTGTATGCCAAAGTTAAACTGATTTGCGTCCACCTAGAGAGTGAGATCACCGAGGAGAACACCAGTCCTTTCCAGCTCACTGTGAAAAAGCTGGAGCAAGCCATGGTTGAAGCTAGACTCAAGGGGAAAAGAGTCAAAGGCCTCGTGCTAATCAACCCACAGAATCCTCTGGGTGGCATCTACTCCCAAGAGTCACTGAAGGAATACCTGGAATTTGCCAAGAGGAATTACTTGCATGTGATCATAGATGAGATTTACATGCTCACTGTGTTCAATGACTATCTCAAGTTCCACAGCGTGCTGAGCATAGAAAGcttgcctgaccccaacaggACCCACGTGATCTGGGGAACTAGTAAGGATTTTGGCATCTCTGGCTTCCGCTTTGGTGCTCTGTACACCCACAACAAGGATGTGGCCTCTGCCGTGTGCTCCTTTGGCTACCTCCACAGTACCTCTGGCACCGCCCAGTACAAACTACACCGCGTGCTCCAAGACAAAGAATGGATCAACACAGTGTACCTGCCGACTAACCTCTCACGGCTCAGGAAGGCCTACAATTATGTCACTGGTCAGCTGAAGCTATTGGGAATCCCCTTTCTCAGTGGTGGTGCTGGCCTCTACATCTGGATCAACTTGAAGTCGTACCTAGAACCATGTACATTTGATGAAGAACTGGCCCTCCATCAGCACTTTCTGGACATGAAGGTGATGTTATACCGTGGCAAAAGCTTCAAGTGTAAAGAGCCTGGCTAGTTCCGCCTCATGTTTGCAGAAAAGCTTCCAACGCTGGAAGTGGCCATGCAACGGTTGCACAACACCTTACAGATTCAGAAACAGATTCAGGAACAGAAACAGATAGAGAAGATGCTGGCGGATGCGTCTGTTTCCTAG